Proteins co-encoded in one Thamnophis elegans isolate rThaEle1 chromosome 1, rThaEle1.pri, whole genome shotgun sequence genomic window:
- the PROX2 gene encoding LOW QUALITY PROTEIN: prospero homeobox protein 2 (The sequence of the model RefSeq protein was modified relative to this genomic sequence to represent the inferred CDS: substituted 1 base at 1 genomic stop codon), with amino-acid sequence MNVNSIANQYNYIPSSICVDGQKGEFCTEGNYSFRPPYYESIISHLLNQSEVNSELDISFLLPCSQKAEHPSSREAIAMSPLPTYGFGNTTQFHNEQLQAKRARVENIIQGMSIMPNPIVSGTLEEQDHNFEKGKESSRQNKRKQKLPQQQSLPGISLTRPPRSSISAEEFLQLKKQLYTLQHQLKQLGDRFLQRDEENDSNPSQESIERTMGLLKMYSGKIDTNSQVLCCDQHKDCLWKSTPRVRDLVLSEKEDTGIQNLEEKTLSEILKQELTQVMTHAVDSVLKKILPKSSSLPSQLPNNSIGTAVGRNIPSKWLPKISSPKGPISLIAEKSLGFPIDPIQTKRERKLCQAPENFPLILTSEVQENGILSQMLFCGQKGHWNSPPRMVSPESLEVPWQPIKLKPSGMKQQYPPRLESLASLPSTNPMLAEMHAMVDGVYFSARNISFREXIQEALTPGHLKKAKLMFFFSRYPTSSLLKAYFPDIQFTRCITSQLIKWFSNFREFYYIQMEKFARQALLEGITELGDLIVTRDCALFQILNVHYNKGNDFEVPDGFLDVASLTLQEFFSAVRAGRDLDPSWKKPIYKIISKLDSEIPDVFKSSNCPKEFTQD; translated from the exons ATGAATGTGAATAGTATTGCTAATCAATATAATTATATTCCTAGTTCTATATGTGTAGATGGACAAAAAGGAGAGTTTTGTACTGAAGGAAATTATTCTTTTCGCCCTCCTTATTATGAATCGATTATATCTCATCTTCTTAATCAGTCAGAAGTAAATAGTGAGCTAGATATAAGCTTTCTTCTCCCCTGCTCACAGAAAGCTGAGCACCCATCTTCTAGGGAAGCTATTGCCATGAGTCCATTGCCTACCTATGGTTTTGGTAACACAACCCAATTCCATAATGAACAATTACAAGCTAAGAGAGCTAGAGTGGAAAATATTATCCAGGGAATGAGTATCATGCCAAACCCAATAGTGTCCGGTACTCTGGAGGAACAGGACCACAATtttgagaaaggaaaggaaagcagtaGACAGAACAAGAGGAAACAAAAACTTCCTCAACAGCAAAGTTTGCCAGGAATTTCCCTAACAAGACCTCCTAGAAGCAGCATCTCAGCAGAAGAATTCCTTCAGCTGAAAAAACAGCTCTATACTTTGCAACATCAGTTGAAGCAACTTGGAGACAGGTTTCTTCAACGTGATGAGGAAAATGATTCTAATCCAAGCCAAGAAAGTATAGAGAGAACTATGGGCTTGTTGAAGATGTATAGTGGAAAGATAGACACCAACAGTCAAGTGTTGTGTTGCGACCAGCATAAAGATTGTTTATGGAAAAGCACACCCAGAGTAAGAGACCTTGTGCTGTCAGAGAAAGAAGATACAGGCATTcaaaatttggaagaaaaaacaCTTTCAGAAATATTAAAACAAGAATTAACACAGGTAATGACACACGCTGTAGATTCAGTTTTGAAAAAGATCTTGCCTAAATCATCAAGCCTTCCATCTCAGTTGCCCAATAATTCCATAGGgacagctgttggaagaaatataccCAGTAAGTGGCTGCCTAAGATTTCTTCTCCTAAAGGTCCTATATCATTAATTGCAGAAAAATCTCTAGGCTTTCCTATTGACCCCATccaaacaaaaagagagagaaaactttGCCAGGCACCAGAGAATTTTCCCTTGATCTTGACCTCTGAAGTTCAAGAAAATGGCATTCTTAGTCAAATGTTATTCTGTGGTCAAAAAGGCCATTGGAACAGTCCTCCAAGAATGGTATCTCCTGAGTCTTTAGAAGTGCCATGGCAACCAATCAAACTCAAACCATCAGGcatgaaacaacaatatccaccgCGCTTGGAAAGTTTGGCTTCTCTTCCTTCTACAAATCCAATGCTTGCTGAAATGCATGCAATGGTGGATGGAGTGTACTTCTCAGCAAGAAATATATCCTTTAGAG AATAAATCCAGGAAGCTTTGACCCCAGGCCATCTGAAAAAGGCTAAACTGATGTTCTTCTTCTCGCGCTATCCCACATCTTCCCTGTTGAAAGCTTATTTTCCAGATATACAG TTTACTCGCTGTATCACCTCCCAGCTCATCAAGTGGTTTAGCAATTTCCGTGAATTTTATTACATCCAGATGGAAAAATTTGCAAGACAAGCTCTCTTGGAAGGAATCACTGAACTCGGTGATCTTATCGTTACCAGGGACTGTGCTCTCTTCCAGATCCTCAATGTCCATTACAACAAAGGGAATGATTTTGAG GTTCCTGATGGTTTCTTGGATGTTGCCAGTCTGACCCTTCAGGAATTCTTTAGTGCTGTCAGAGCAGGGCGGGATTTGGATCCTTCCTGGAAAAAACCAATTTACAAAATAATTTCCAAGCTTGATAGTGAGATCCCAGATGTATTTAAATCCTCTAATTGCCCTAAGGAATTTACCCAAGATTAA